From a single Miscanthus floridulus cultivar M001 chromosome 8, ASM1932011v1, whole genome shotgun sequence genomic region:
- the LOC136476461 gene encoding probable mixed-linked glucan synthase 6 has protein sequence MAPGGGDGRRNGEAATGQQANGANNAKAKHGCVCGFPVCACAGAAAVASAASSADMDRVAVAATEGQIGAVNDESWIAVDLSDDLSGDGADPGVALEDRPVFRTEKIKGILLHPYRVLIFVRLIAFTLFVIWRISHRNPDALWLWVTSIAGEFWFGFSWLLDQLPKLNPINRVPDLAVLRQRFDRADGTSRLPGLDIFVTTADPFKEPILSTANSILSILAADYPVERNTCYLSDDSGMLLTYEAMAEAAKFATVWVPFCRKHGIEPRGPESYFELKSHPYIGRSQEDFVNDRRRVRKEYDEFKARINGLEHDIKQRSDAYNAARGLKDGEPRATWMADGNQWEGTWVEPSENHRKGDHAGIVYVLLNHPSHSRQLGPPASADNPLDFSMVDVRLPMLVYVSREKRPGFNHEKKAGAMNALTRCSAVISNSPFILNLDCDHYINNSQALRAGICFMLGRDSDTVAFVQFPQRFEGVDPTDLYANHNRIFFDGTLRALDGMQGPIYVGTGCMFRRITLYGFDPPRINVGGPCFPSLGGMFTKTKYEKPGLELTTKAAVAKGKHGFLPLPKKSYGKSDAFVDTIPRASHPSPFADADEAAAIVSDEATITEAVAVCTAAYEKKTGWGSDIGWVYGTVTEDVVTGYRMHIKGWRSRYCSIYPHAFIGTAPINLTERLYQVLRWSTGSLEIFFSRNNPLFGSTFLHPLQRVAYINITTYPFTALFLIFYTTVPALSFVTGHFIVQRPTTMFYVYLAIVLGTLLILAVLEVKWAGVTVFEWFRNGQFWMTASCSAYLAAVCQVLVKVVFRRDISFKLTSKQPAGDEKKDPYADLYVVRWTWLMVTPIIIILVNIIGSAVAFAKVLDGEWTHWLKVAGGVFFNFWVLFHLYPFAKGLLGKHGKTPVVVLVWWAFTFVITAVLYINIPHIHGPGGKHGGAIGKHGAAHHGKRYQLYGWP, from the exons ATGGCGCCCGGCGGCGGAGACGGCCGGCGCAACGGCGAGGCGGCGACAGGACAGCAGGCGAACGGCGCCAACAACGCTAAGGCGAAGCACGGGTGCGTGTGCGGGTTCCCCGTGTGCGcgtgcgccggcgccgccgcggtggcgtccgccgcctcctccgccgacatggaccgcgtggcggtcgCCGCCACCGAGGGCCAGATCGGCGCCGTCAACGACGAGAGCTGGATCGCCGTCGACCTCAGCGACGACCTCTCCGGCGACGGCGCCGACCCCGGCGTCGCGCTCGAGGACCGCCCCGTCTTCCGCACCGAGAAGATCAAGGGCATCCTCCTCCACCCCTACAG GGTGCTGATCTTCGTCCGTCTGATCGCGTTCACGCTGTTCGTGATCTGGCGTATCTCGCACCGCAACCCGGATGCACTGTGGCTGTGGGTGACCTCGATCGCGGGCGAGTTCTGGTTCGGCTTCTCCTGGCTTCTCGACCAGCTCCCCAAGCTGAACCCGATCAACCGCGTCCCGGACCTCGCGGTGCTCCGGCAGCGGTTCGACCGCGCCGACGGGACGTCCCGCCTCCCCGGGCTGGACATCTTCGTGACCACGGCGGACCCGTTCAAGGAACCCATCCTGAGCACGGCCAACTCCATCCTGTCCATCCTGGCCGCCGACTACCCCGTGGAGCGCAACACGTGCTACCTCTCCGACGACTCCGGGATGCTGCTGACCTACGAGGCCATGGCGGAGGCCGCCAAGTTCGCCACCGTCTGGGTGCCCTTCTGCCGGAAGCACGGCATCGAGCCCCGCGGGCCCGAGAGCTACTTCGAGCTCAAGTCGCACCCGTACATAGGCCGGTCGCAGGAGGACTTCGTCAACGACCGCCGCCGCGTCCGCAAGGAGTACGACGAGTTCAAGGCGCGCATCAACGGGCTCGAGCATGATATCAAGCAGAGGTCCGACGCGTACAACGCCGCTAGGGGGCTTAAGGACGGCGAGCCCAGGGCCACCTGGATGGCCGACGGTAACCAGTGGGAGGGCACATGGGTCGAGCCCTCCGAGAACCACCGCAAGGGAGACCACGCCGGCATCGTCTAT GTGCTTCTGAACCACCCCAGCCACAGCCGTCAGCTCGGCCCGCCGGCGAGCGCGGACAACCCGCTGGACTTCAGCATGGTGGACGTGCGGCTGCCCATGCTGGTGTACGTCTCCCGTGAGAAGCGGCCGGGGTTCAACCACGAGAAGAAGGCCGGCGCCATGAACGCGCTGACCCGATGCTCCGCCGTGATCTCCAACTCGCCCTTCATCCTCAACCTGGACTGCGACCACTACATCAACAACTCGCAGGCGCTGCGCGCGGGCATCTGCTTCATGCTCGGCCGCGACAGCGACACGGTGGCGTTCGTGCAGTTCCCGCAGCGGTTCGAGGGCGTGGACCCCACGGACCTGTACGCCAACCACAACCGCATCTTCTTCGACGGCACGCTTCGGGCGCTGGACGGCATGCAGGGCCCCATCTACGTCGGCACCGGGTGCATGTTCCGCCGCATCACGCTCTACGGCTTCGACCCGCCGAGGATCAACGTGGGCGGGccgtgcttcccgtcgctgggcGGCATGTTCACCAAGACCAAGTACGAGAAGCCCGGGCTGGagctcaccaccaaggccgcCGTGGCGAAAGGCAAGCACGGCTTCCTGCCCTTACCGAAGAAGTCGTACGGCAAGTCGGACGCGTTCGTGGACACCATCCCGAGGGCGTCCCACCCGTCGCCGTTCGCGGACGCGGACGAGGCCGCCGCCATCGTGTCCGACGAGGCGACCATCACCGAGGCCGTGGCGGTGTGCACGGCGGCGTACGAGAAGAAGACCGGGTGGGGCAGCGACATCGGGTGGGTGTACGGCACGGTGACGGAGGACGTGGTGACGGGGTACCGGATGCACATCAAGGGGTGGCGGTCCCGCTACTGCTCCATCTACCCGCACGCCTTCATCGGCACCGCCCCGATCAACCTGACGGAGCGGCTGTACCAGGTGCTCCGCTGGTCCACGGGCTCCCTGGAGATCTTCTTCTCCCGGAACAACCCGCTGTTCGGGAGCACGTTCCTGCACCCGCTGCAGCGCGTGGCGTACATCAACATCACCACCTACCCGTTCACGGCGCTGTTCCTCATCTTCTACACCACGGTGCCGGCgctgtcgttcgtgacggggcaCTTCATCGTGCAGCGGCCCACCACCATGTTCTACGTGTACCTGGCCATCGTGCTGGGGACTTTGCTGATCCTGGCCGTCCTGGAGGTCAAGTGGGCGGGCGTCACCGTCTTCGAGTGGTTCCGGAACGGCCAGTTCTGGATGACGGCCAGCTGCTCCGCGTACCTGGCCGCCGTGTGCCAGGTGCTGGTGAAGGTGGTGTTCCGGCGGGACATCTCCTTCAAGCTGACCTCCAAGCAGCCCGCGGGCGACGAGAAGAAGGACCCCTACGCCGACCTCTACGTGGTGCGCTGGACCTGGCTCATGGTGACccccatcatcatcatcctcgtcAACATCATCGGATCCGCCGTGGCCTTCGCCAAGGTGCTGGACGGCGAGTGGACGCACTGGCTCAAGGTGGCCGGCGGCGTCTTCTTCAACTTCTGGGTGCTCTTCCACCTCTACCCGTTCGCCAAGGGCCTCCTCGGGAAGCACGGCAAGACACCCGTGGTGGTGCTCGTCTGGTGGGCATTCACCTTCGTCATCACCGCCGTGCTGTACATCAACATCCCCCACATCCACGGGCCCGGCGGCAAGCACGGCGGCGCGATCGGAAAGCACGGCGCCGCCCACCACGGCAAGAGGTACCAGCTCTACGGTTGGCCCTGA